The following proteins are co-located in the Toxotes jaculatrix isolate fToxJac2 chromosome 9, fToxJac2.pri, whole genome shotgun sequence genome:
- the zbtb38 gene encoding zinc finger and BTB domain-containing protein 38: MTVVSPCTQNLMDSAHPHTVLSKLNEQRLQGLFCDVTIVVEDVKFRAHKNILAACSGYFRNALTAHETCSSNQVLELIDLKSEVFASILNFIYCSKVTSPGAEDTGGLVAAGKRLGIPFLEKLAEQEKQDECVKSTDSSTATVSKKTKKEAPRPEEIDSATGPRITNAFSITEVCPGNNPFTPLVQTSGERQSPDCGQLPSSCPTTSCLSGNSETTHALSEHSYAVSKSTESKDSSQSDNKKVCKPAISQPKQLMYRNTGPLKKRHRLRGIVGKTILPTPAEPQTDKPNTVTPALADGVPAEPVAVMTPPPLFSQVETENSADSGLPTATDNAPVELGPPTLSPHTEDSISIYGCEHCPEIFTNKALLTVHSEVHKKRFVSHLFCKFCHRKFIHLKRLRNHEQVCPKAIRDPPKLDASDVPAKEVALGSDDMPNIEGITAQHPSNDLPTLYAPEPLQVDQSVPPQDEKAVRQVGSQRRYNCSVCKRVYVTLSSLKRHENVHSWQRAYPCHYCNKVFALAEYRTKHEIWHTGERRYQCIFCLETFMTYYILKNHQKSFHGIDPSLAVKKKSANGGLKASVYPIKLYRLLPMKFRKRQYKTYSQTYSDSVERGDQAPLDSNSLIPPFEENGLISHPDTVSFPLTFMATTKTVAPVIPCISFEKPCDQDIDQRLNSELETQRSTRKEAENRDSPFINYNSPFSLQPDTESYKDDPPMQKKSEYISHNVPFLNSFNTVKKLGELSASAKRVEDMTKEVLQSCTENLVRDKTVGAKTETYIAKPACPGPSVDGDAMPLCQITVKIGNEAIIRRRIKGSKLFPRKKKRVRELSEEESPSQCPPTRESSESPRLRLRPEVTATAEPETYDDPNDCDTADKLWRPYYSYKAKKKRKKLRFKHRGSLFNHYPEAPVDRTAATEAHIDRSSRLTEENISGGSAEVKRSLSRNCSPRATYNCDICDSSFITETGLRAHVIGSHPCFCRTCGKQGPPGEAPAGGDYICNSCMENGSCFDNTPRSPNPEKKYRCSFCPQRFLYLATKRSHEKKHQETNEEGYNYDKFAPCSKYLSEDNKQDTIKTEDSDNQDIKSERGEGGHFSIDKIKPKIEDTTDFMSLTTYQDMSYSNIKSPLSPCIDPLFSLTSSKVKHKMVKKRINALHSMHLISKKQARDRDCDSNKDILMGPRTNSHNDREKYCKLFRRNDSESKSTHISIHKPEKWVCKEEPFF, encoded by the coding sequence aTGACAGTGGTGTCTCCATGCACTCAGAACCTGATGGATAGTGCTCACCCTCACACCGTGCTTAGCAAGCTTAATGAGCAGCGCTTGCAAGGCCTCTTCTGTGATGTTACCATTGTGGTGGAGGACGTTAAGTTTCGGGCCCACAAGAACATCCTGGCAGCCTGCAGTGGGTACTTCAGGAATGCTCTGACAGCTCATGAGACATGTAGCTCTAACCAAGTGCTGGAGCTGATAGACCTCAAGTCAGAGGTGTTCGCCAGCATCCTCAACTTCATCTACTGCTCAAAAGTGACATCCCCTGGTGCAGAGGACACAGGGGGACTAGTGGCAGCTGGAAAAAGACTTGGAATTCCATTTTTAGAGAAGCTTGCAGAACAAGAAAAGCAGGATGAATGTGTTAAATCCACAGACTCCAGCACAGCCACAGTgtctaaaaaaacaaagaaggaagCTCCCAGGCCCGAGGAGATAGACAGTGCCACAGGGCCACGCATCACCAACGCTTTCTCTATCACTGAAGTGTGCCCTGGGAACAATCCTTTCACCCCTCTGGTTCAAACCAGTGGAGAGAGGCAGTCACCAGATTGTGGACAGCTCCCATCAAGTTGTCCTACAACATCCTGCCTCAGTGGGAACAGTGAGACCACCCACGCCCTCTCTGAGCACTCATATGCAGTAAGCAAATCTACTGAAAGCAAAGATAGCAGTCAGTCAGACAACAAGAAGGTCTGTAAGCCAGCAATATCACAGCCAAAGCAACTCATGTACAGGAACACAGGCCCACTTAAAAAACGCCACAGGTTGAGAGGCATTGTGGGTAAAACAATACTTCCAACACCAGCTGaaccacaaacagacaaaccaaataCAGTGACCCCCGCATTAGCTGATGGTGTTCCTGCAGAACCTGTTGCAGTCATGACCCCACCTCCACTTTTTTCGCaagtagaaacagaaaatagtGCAGACTCAGGGCTACCCACAGCCACTGACAATGCTCCAGTGGAACTGGGTCCACCAACCCTTTCCCCCCACACAGAGGACAGCATCTCGATCTACGGATGTGAGCATTGTCCAGAGATATTCACAAATAAAGCTCTTCTCACCGTTCACTCTGAAGTACACAAGAAGCGTTTTGTCAGTCATTTGTTTTGCAAGTTTTGCCACAGAAAGTTCATACACCTCAAACGGCTGCGCAACCATGAGCAGGTCTGTCCAAAGGCCATAAGAGACCCACCTAAACTAGATGCTTCTGACGTACCAGCCAAAGAGGTGGCCCTCGGTTCAGATGACATGCCGAACATTGAGGGCATCACAGCACAGCATCCTTCTAACGACCTTCCCACCCTTTACGCCCCAGAGCCTCTTCAAGTTGACCAATCAGTGCCTCCACAGGATGAGAAGGCAGTGAGGCAAGTTGGCAGTCAGAGGAGATAcaactgcagtgtgtgtaaaCGGGTCTATGTCACCCTATCCAGTCTGAAGCGGCATGAGAATGTACATTCCTGGCAGAGGGCCTATCCCTGTCATTATTGTAATAAAGTGTTTGCTTTGGCAGAGTACCGTACAAAGCATGAAATCTGGCACACAGGTGAACGACGCTATCAGTGCATTTTCTGCCTGGAGACATTTATGACCTACTATATCTTAAAGAACCATCAGAAGTCTTTTCACGGCATTGACCCCAGTCTAGCTGTCAAGAAAAAATCTGCCAACGGTGGGCTGAAAGCTAGTGTTTACCCAATCAAACTCTACAGGCTTCTGCCTATGAAGTTTAGAAAAAGACAGTACAAGACATACAGTCAGACATATTCAGACAGTGTTGAAAGAGGTGACCAAGCTCCACTAGACAGCAACTCTCTTATCCCTCCATTTGAAGAAAATGGTCTGATCAGCCACCCTGATACTGTGTCATTCCCCCTGACATTCATGGCAACGACAAAGACGGTGGCCCCTGTCATTCCTTGCATCAGCTTTGAGAAGCCATGTGACCAAGATATTGACCAAAGGCTGAACAGTGAATTGGAAACCCAGAGAAGCACAAGAAAAGAGGCTGAAAATAGAGATTCACCCTTTATTAACTACAACAGTCCTTTCTCTTTGCAACCCGACACAGAGAGTTACAAAGATGATCCTCCAAtgcaaaaaaaatcagagtaCATCAGTCATAATGTGCCATTCCTAAACTCTTTCAACACTGTTAAAAAGTTAGGGGAGCTATCTGCTTCTGCAAAAAGAGTTGAGGATATGACGAAGGAGGTACTTCAGTCATGCACAGAGAATCTCGTTCGTGATAAAACGGTGGgggccaagacagaaacataCATTGCCAAACCTGCATGCCCAGGTCCATCTGTGGATGGTGATGCCATGCCACTCTGTCAGATTACAGTGAAAATAGGCAATGAAGCCATCATCCGCCGCCGCATCAAAGGATCTAAGCTCTTccccagaaagaaaaagagagtcAGAGAATTGAGTGAGGAGGAAAGTCCAAGTCAGTGCCCTCCAACGAGGGAAAGCTCAGAGAGCCCCAGGCTCCGCCTCAGACCAGAAGTCACTGCCACTGCAGAGCCAGAGACATATGATGATCCCAATGACTGTGACACAGCTGATAAGCTTTGGCGTCCCTACTATTCTTACAaagctaaaaagaaaaggaagaagctGAGATTCAAGCACAGAGGGTCTTTGTTTAACCATTACCCTGAAGCACCTGTAGACAGAACTGCTGCCACTGAGGCCCACATTGACAGAAGCAGTAGGCTGACGGAGGAGAACATCTCAGGTGGCAGTGCAGAGGTGAAACGCAGTCTTAGCAGGAACTGCAGCCCAAGGGCCACCTACAACTGTGACATCTGTGACAGCTCTTTTATCACAGAGACCGGTCTGAGAGCTCATGTTATTGGTTCCCACCCATGTTTCTGCCGGACTTGTGGTAAACAGGGTCCCCCTGGTGAGGCACCTGCCGGTGGGGATTACATCTGCAACAGCTGTATGGAAAACGGCTCCTGCTTTGACAATACACCCCGGAGTCCCAACCCAGAGAAGAAGTATCGCTGTTCTTTCTGCCCCCAGCGTTTCCTCTATCTTGCCACCAAGAGAAGCCATGAGAAAAAACACCAAGAGACAAATGAAGAGGGATATAATTATGACAAATTCGCACCATGTTCTAAATATCTAAGTGAAGACAATAAACAAGACACCATCAAAACAGAAGATAGTGACAATCAAGACATAAAAAGTGAAAGGGGGGAAGGTGGGCATTTTTCCATCGATAAAATTAAACCCAAAATCGAGGATACAACTGACTTTATGTCTTTGACTACATACCAGGACATGTCATATTCCAACATTAAAAGCCCATTATCACCCTGCATTGACCCACTGTTTTCCCTGACATCCTCAAAGGTGAAAcataaaatggtgaaaaaaaggATCAATGCACTGCATTCTATGCATCTCATCTCAAAAAAGCAAGCCCGCGACAGGGACTGTGACAGCAACAAGGACATTTTGATGGGCCCAAGAACAAACAGTCACAATGATCGCGAGAAGTACTGTAAACTGTTTAGGAGGAATGACTCTGAGTCCAAAAGTACCCACATTTCTATACACAAGCCAGAGAAATGGGTCTGCAAAGAGGAGCCCTTTTTTTAA